In the Raineyella fluvialis genome, TCCGCGCCGATCAGATAGGTCTCCCCGATCCGGCCGTGCGCGATGATCTCCAGTACCGCCCGGTTGTGGTCCTCGACGTGGATCCAGTCGCGGACGTTCAACCCCGCCCCATACAGCTTCGGGCGGCCCCCGTCGAGGACGTTGGTGATCTGACGCGGGATGAACTTCTCGATGTGCTGATAGGGACCGTAGTTGTTGGAACAGTTCGACAGGGTCGCGGCGACACCGAAGGACCTCACCCAGGCCCGGACCAGATGATCCGACCCGGCCTTCGACGCCGAATACGGGCTGGACGGCCGGTAAGGCGTCTCTGGGGTGAACTTCGCGGGATCGTCGAGGGCGAGGTCCCCGTACACCTCGTCGGTCGACACATGGTGGAAGCGCACGTCGTGGTGCCGGCACGCCTCCAACAACGTGAACGTGCCCACCAGGTTCGTCCGGATGAACGGTGACGGATCCCGCAACGAGTTGTCGTTGTGCGACTCAGCCGCGAAATGCACCACCACGTCAGTGGCCGCGACCAGATCGTTGACCACGTCCGGGTCGGCGATATCACCCTGCACGAACGACAGCCGATCGGACGGGAGCCCCGCCAACGACTCCCTGTTGCCCGCATACGTCAACGCGTCCAGCACCGTCACGCGGTGGTCTGTCGTCGCCAATACCTGATGCACGAAGTTCGAACCGATGAACCCCGCGCCCCCCGTCACCAGATAATTCATCACGGCCCGACCGTAGCGTCTGATGAGCTCGTCACTCGAGAAATGGAATGGCCTCCCCGGGCTGCGGCGCGCGTTGACGTCGCGGACGCCGCTCTCAGCGGCCGGCCTTGTTGACTTAGAATCCGCCGTATGACGGCGCGCTCGCCGCGAGGGTCGCTGCCTGGTCAGAGGAGGGAACATGGCGGCTGAGCCCTACGAAGCACGGTACCGGGGTCGGCGGCTGGGCGCCGGTGGCCCGGCCCTGCCGATCAGGCTCGGGGTGATCGACGACCATGAGGCCATTCGCGTCGGTGTCACCGGGGCGGCCATGATCGACGCAGCAGCTACCGACGTCCCGGTGCGGGTCACCAGGGCCACTCCCACAGTGGATGCTCTCGTCGGGGCAGGACGGGATGTGTGCCAGGTCGTTGCCCTCGACCTGTCCCTGGGCGACGGCTCGAGCCCTGGCATCAATGTCCATCGGCTGCGGGAGCACGGGTGCAAGGTCATCATCTACTCCCTGGCCGATGACGCGGAGGCGCTCAAAGAGGCCCTGGCCGCCGGGGCCGCTGGCTATGTGCGCAAGGCGGAGCCGATGTCGAAGCTGCTCGACATGGTCCGAGACGTCCATGCCGGGCGTGAGGTGGTCTGTCGGGAATTCGCCGCGGTGCTGGATGATGATCGGGAATTCTCGGGGAGCACCTTGACGGAGAAGGAGCGAACGGCCGTCGGGCTGTACGCCTCGGGGCTCAGTATCGACGCGACGGCAGCGCGGATGGGGTGCAGCGCCGCCACCGCCAAGACGTACGTGGA is a window encoding:
- the rfbB gene encoding dTDP-glucose 4,6-dehydratase, which codes for MNYLVTGGAGFIGSNFVHQVLATTDHRVTVLDALTYAGNRESLAGLPSDRLSFVQGDIADPDVVNDLVAATDVVVHFAAESHNDNSLRDPSPFIRTNLVGTFTLLEACRHHDVRFHHVSTDEVYGDLALDDPAKFTPETPYRPSSPYSASKAGSDHLVRAWVRSFGVAATLSNCSNNYGPYQHIEKFIPRQITNVLDGGRPKLYGAGLNVRDWIHVEDHNRAVLEIIAHGRIGETYLIGADGEKDNKTVIETILRLLGRPEDAYDHVADRSGHDLRYAIDASKLRDELGWRPVYSDFEAGLAATIDWYRDNESWWRPQKAAVEAAYAAQGQ
- a CDS encoding response regulator, with the protein product MAAEPYEARYRGRRLGAGGPALPIRLGVIDDHEAIRVGVTGAAMIDAAATDVPVRVTRATPTVDALVGAGRDVCQVVALDLSLGDGSSPGINVHRLREHGCKVIIYSLADDAEALKEALAAGAAGYVRKAEPMSKLLDMVRDVHAGREVVCREFAAVLDDDREFSGSTLTEKERTAVGLYASGLSIDATAARMGCSAATAKTYVDRAKAKYQAQNRPATQKVHLFINAIKDGILPPIIPGSR